From one Triticum aestivum cultivar Chinese Spring chromosome 4B, IWGSC CS RefSeq v2.1, whole genome shotgun sequence genomic stretch:
- the LOC123089614 gene encoding L-gulonolactone oxidase 2 encodes MEGGRVLTVLLLVLLLVGLAGSSPPPEPVVCAHGTSDCTVSNAYGSFPDRTVCHAANATFPRTEKELVAAVAVAVAAKRKVKVATKLSHSFPKLACPGGRDGTIISTERLNRVVSVDVAKGLMTVESGMVLRDLIEVAAEAGLALPHSPYWSGLTIGGLLATGAHGSSLKGKGGAVHEYVVGMRIVTPAPRSQGFAVVRQLCADHPDLDAAKVSLGVLGVVSQVTLALELMFKRSVTFVTRNDSDMAEQAVVWGGLHEFGDMAWLPQQRNVIYRKDNRVAITSVGNDLNDYLALRSSPTADLISGRVMHELLEKKNNTVARCKEAPTSASLFEKAAYGFTNNDSLFMGYPVVGFQHRIQASGSCLENPEDALLTTCPWDPRIRGIFFYNNAYSIALSRVPAFIADMKQLRNSNPKAFCGIDASLGILLRYIKASSAYLGKPEDSVDFDITYYRSYTKGEPNPHSDVLDELQQMALHKYGAIPHWGKNRNFAFEGAIAKYPEAGKFLEVKGRYDPDGIFSSEWSDQVLGINGSPIIVEKGCAIEGLCVCSEDSHCAPEQGYYCRPGKVYREARVCSFQPN; translated from the exons ATGGAGGGTGGCCGGGTGCTTACGGTTCTCCTCCTGGTGCTCCTGCTGGTCGGCCTCGCTGGCTCGAGCCCTCCGCCGGAGCCGGTGGTCTGTGCCCACGGCACGTCCGATTGCACTGTCTCCAACGCGTACGGCTCCTTCCCGGACCGCACCGTCTGCCACGCCGCCAACGCCACCTTCCCGCGCACCGAGAAGGAGCTAGTCGCGGCCGTGGCGGTCGCTGTGGCGGCCAAGCGCAAGGTGAAGGTGGCCACCAAGCTCTCCCACAGCTTCCCCAAGCTGGCCTGCCCCGGCGGCCGCGACGGCACCATCATAAGCACGGAGCGGCTCAACCGGGTGGTAAGCGTCGACGTCGCCAAGGGGTTGATGACGGTAGAAAGCGGCATGGTGCTCCGCGACCTGATCGAGGTGGCCGCCGAGGCAGGGTTGGCGCTGCCGCACTCGCCGTACTGGTCAGGGCTCACCATCGGAGGCCTGCTGGCCACGGGCGCGCACGGCAGTTCGCTCAAGGGTAAGGGCGGCGCCGTGCACGAGTACGTGGTCGGGATGAGGATCGTCACGCCGGCACCGAGGAGCCAAGGGTTCGCGGTGGTACGGCAGCTCTGCGCCGACCATCCTGACCTCGACGCGGCCAAGGTCTCCCTCGGCGTCCTGGGCGTCGTTTCCCAG GTTACACTGGCCTTGGAGCTGATGTTCAAGCGGTCGGTGACGTTCGTGACACGCAATGACTCTGACATGGCAGAGCAGGCCGTCGTGTGGGGTGGCCTCCATGAATTTGGCGATATGGCATGGCTGCCACAGCAGCGCAATGTTATTTACCGCAAGGACAATCGCGTGGCCATCACGTCAGTGGGTAACGACCTCAATGACTACCTGGCCTTGCGATCCAGTCCGACGGCCGACCTCATCAGCGGCAGAGTCATGCACGAGCTTCTTGAGAAGAAGAACAACACCGTCGCTCGGTGCAAGGAGGCACCCACGTCTGCATCGCTGTTTGAGAAGGCAGCATACGGCTTTACAAACAACGACAGCTTGTTCATGGGGTATCCGGTGGTAGGATTCCAGCACCGCATCCAAGCATCCGGTTCGTGTCTCGAAAACCCAGAAGACGCACTCCTCACTACGTGTCCGTGGGATCCCCGCATCCGGGGAATCTTCTTCTACAACAATGCCTACAGCATCGCGCTCTCTAGGGTGCCAGCATTCATCGCCGACATGAAGCAGCTCCGTAATAGCAACCCGAAGGCCTTCTGCGGAATCGACGCCAGTTTGGGTATTCTCCTCCGCTATATCAAGGCATCCTCTGCCTACCTCGGCAAGCCGGAGGACTCGGTCGACTTTGATATAACCTACTACCGGAGCTACACCAAGGGTGAGCCCAACCCACACTCTGACGTGCTCGACGAACTCCAACAGATGGCGCTACACAAGTATGGCGCCATCCCTCACTGGGGCAAGAACCGCAACTTTGCCTTTGAAGGCGCCATTGCCAAGTACCCCGAGGCTGGCAAGTTCCTAGAGGTAAAGGGCAGGTATGACCCTGATGGGATCTTCTCCAGTGAATGGAGTGACCAGGTGCTCGGCATTAATGGGAGCCCGATCATCGTTGAGAAGGGTTGCGCCATTGAGGGCCTTTGCGTCTGCTCAGAAGACTCGCATTGTGCACCGGAGCAGGGCTACTACTGCCGCCCTGGGAAGGTGTACAGGGAGGCGAGGGTCTGCTCGTTCCAACCCAATTGA